One stretch of Actinacidiphila sp. DG2A-62 DNA includes these proteins:
- a CDS encoding peptidoglycan recognition protein family protein, whose amino-acid sequence MAIHEHEVDRRTLFKAGLGGAVAAVVGAELAFPSAADATPSPEFPWIIDCDTWGARPPSSPIQITGNTTNKIILHHMAFPNVTDYSREHALQLARDCQDLHMDTNGWADTGQHFTVSRGGYVLEGRHRSLETLDAGGHQVIAAHCPGENGNAIGIENEGTYITETPPAALLDSLVELCVAVCRQFRLNAWDIFGHWDFRLGTDCPGIAFYRLFPQVRSRVLRAMGVPASAAPARRWPDIWRFVDSQVVQVAQYLLVDAGYTELAVDGVFGTDMNGIVADFQTTHGIPVTADATFDTATWEALAPSLDKHATGLPVQAVQYILGIKGYADTVSVTGEYDHGTMKAVQDMQRLHGLTPHGKVDASTWCAVVGGTVRESLCR is encoded by the coding sequence ATGGCCATCCATGAGCACGAGGTCGACCGCCGCACCCTGTTCAAAGCCGGCCTGGGCGGGGCGGTCGCCGCGGTCGTCGGCGCCGAACTCGCCTTCCCCAGCGCCGCGGACGCCACGCCCTCGCCGGAGTTCCCCTGGATCATCGACTGCGACACCTGGGGCGCCAGACCCCCGTCCAGCCCGATCCAGATCACCGGCAACACCACCAACAAGATCATCCTGCACCACATGGCGTTCCCGAACGTCACCGACTACTCGCGCGAGCACGCCCTGCAACTGGCCAGGGACTGCCAGGACCTGCACATGGACACCAACGGCTGGGCGGACACCGGCCAGCACTTCACGGTCAGCCGCGGCGGTTACGTACTGGAGGGCCGGCACCGCAGCCTGGAGACGCTGGACGCCGGCGGACACCAGGTCATCGCCGCGCACTGTCCGGGCGAGAACGGCAACGCCATCGGCATCGAGAACGAGGGCACGTACATCACCGAGACCCCGCCGGCGGCCCTGCTGGACTCGCTGGTCGAGCTGTGCGTCGCGGTCTGCCGGCAGTTCCGGCTGAACGCCTGGGACATCTTCGGGCACTGGGACTTCCGGCTGGGCACCGACTGCCCCGGCATCGCCTTCTACCGGCTGTTCCCGCAGGTGCGCTCGCGGGTGCTGCGGGCCATGGGCGTGCCCGCCTCGGCCGCGCCGGCCCGCCGCTGGCCGGACATCTGGCGGTTCGTGGACAGCCAGGTGGTGCAGGTCGCGCAGTACCTCCTGGTGGACGCCGGCTACACCGAGCTGGCCGTCGACGGCGTGTTCGGCACCGACATGAACGGCATCGTCGCCGACTTCCAGACCACGCACGGCATCCCGGTCACCGCGGACGCGACCTTCGACACCGCGACCTGGGAGGCGCTCGCACCCTCCCTGGACAAGCACGCCACCGGGCTGCCGGTCCAGGCCGTGCAGTACATCCTTGGCATCAAGGGCTACGCCGACACCGTCTCCGTCACCGGCGAGTACGACCACGGCACCATGAAGGCGGTGCAGGACATGCAGCGCCTGCACGGCCTGACCCCGCACGGCAAGGTCGACGCGAGCACATGGTGCGCGGTCGTCGGCGGCACGGTCCGCGAGTCGCTCTGCCGCTGA
- the poxB gene encoding ubiquinone-dependent pyruvate dehydrogenase: MATTVADVMIATLRASGVRRVYGLPGDSLNGFTDAMRRDGEVTWAHVRHEEAAAFAAAGEAGTTGALAVAAGSCGPGNLHLINGLFDAQRSRVPVLAIAAHIPRVEIGGGYFQETHPQELFRECSVYSEMASVPEQVPRLLEIAMRAALERSGVAVLVVPGELFLAPAPDGARPHRVVRSASHVRPADAELDRAAAVLDRAERVTILASAGCEGAHAETMALADALKAPIVHSLRGKEFLGYDNPYDVGLTGLIGYSSGYRAMEHCDALLMLGTDFPYRQFYPESAPVVQVDVRGEQIGRRVAVEAPLVGTVKDTAAALLPRLRPRTDTAHLDRMTAHYARVRARLDRLAEQKPSGSPVHPQYVAAAVDRLAAQDTAFTADVGTPTVWAARYLTMNGRRRLTGSFNHGTMANALPQAIGIQAAHPGRQVVALCGDGGLAMLLGELLTLRQLDLPVKAVVFDNGSLSFVELEMKAAGIVNYGTGLDNPDLAAVARAAGLFGAYVERAEQLDDALAGAFAHDGPAVVVVRTARHELSMPPKITYEQLKGFTLYATRTILSGGADEIVELARTNLRDLARE; this comes from the coding sequence ATGGCCACGACGGTCGCGGACGTCATGATCGCCACGCTCAGAGCATCGGGGGTGCGCCGCGTCTACGGACTGCCCGGCGACTCGCTCAACGGCTTCACCGACGCCATGCGCCGCGATGGCGAGGTGACCTGGGCGCACGTGCGGCACGAGGAGGCCGCCGCGTTCGCCGCCGCGGGCGAGGCCGGCACCACCGGCGCCCTCGCCGTCGCCGCCGGAAGCTGCGGCCCCGGCAACCTGCACCTGATCAACGGCCTGTTCGACGCGCAGCGCAGCCGCGTCCCGGTGCTGGCGATCGCCGCCCACATCCCGCGGGTCGAGATCGGCGGCGGCTACTTCCAGGAGACGCACCCGCAGGAGCTGTTCCGCGAGTGCAGCGTCTACAGCGAGATGGCCTCGGTGCCCGAGCAGGTGCCCAGGCTGCTGGAGATCGCGATGCGCGCCGCGCTGGAGCGCAGCGGCGTCGCGGTCCTCGTCGTGCCCGGCGAGCTGTTCCTGGCGCCCGCGCCCGACGGCGCGAGGCCGCACCGCGTGGTCAGGTCCGCCTCCCACGTCCGCCCCGCCGACGCGGAGCTGGACCGCGCGGCCGCGGTGCTGGACCGCGCCGAGCGGGTCACCATCCTGGCCAGCGCCGGCTGCGAGGGCGCCCACGCGGAGACGATGGCGCTCGCCGACGCGCTGAAGGCGCCGATCGTGCACTCGCTGCGCGGCAAGGAGTTCCTCGGCTACGACAACCCGTACGACGTCGGGCTGACCGGCCTGATCGGCTACAGCTCCGGCTACCGCGCGATGGAGCACTGCGACGCGCTGCTGATGCTCGGCACCGACTTCCCGTACCGCCAGTTCTACCCGGAGAGCGCGCCGGTGGTGCAGGTCGACGTGCGCGGCGAGCAGATCGGGCGGCGGGTCGCGGTGGAGGCGCCGCTGGTCGGCACGGTGAAGGACACCGCCGCGGCACTGCTGCCGAGGCTGCGGCCGCGCACCGACACCGCCCACCTGGACCGGATGACCGCGCACTACGCCCGGGTGCGGGCACGGCTGGACCGGCTGGCCGAGCAGAAGCCGTCCGGCTCCCCGGTGCACCCGCAGTACGTGGCCGCGGCCGTCGACCGGCTGGCCGCCCAGGACACGGCGTTCACCGCGGACGTGGGCACCCCGACAGTGTGGGCGGCCCGCTACCTGACGATGAACGGCCGGCGCCGGCTCACCGGGTCGTTCAACCACGGCACGATGGCCAACGCGCTGCCGCAGGCCATCGGCATCCAGGCCGCGCACCCCGGCCGCCAGGTGGTCGCGCTGTGCGGGGACGGCGGGCTGGCCATGCTGCTCGGCGAGCTGCTGACGCTGCGCCAGCTCGACCTGCCGGTCAAGGCCGTGGTGTTCGACAACGGCTCGCTGTCCTTCGTGGAGCTGGAGATGAAGGCCGCCGGGATCGTCAACTACGGCACCGGTCTGGACAACCCCGACCTGGCCGCGGTGGCCCGCGCGGCCGGCCTCTTCGGCGCCTACGTCGAGCGCGCCGAACAGCTGGACGACGCGCTCGCCGGGGCCTTCGCGCACGACGGCCCCGCGGTGGTCGTCGTCCGCACCGCGCGGCACGAGCTGTCCATGCCGCCGAAGATCACCTACGAGCAGCTCAAGGGCTTCACCCTCTACGCCACCCGCACCATCCTGTCCGGCGGCGCCGACGAGATCGTGGAGCTGGCCCGGACCAACCTGCGCGACCTGGCCCGCGAGTGA
- a CDS encoding helix-turn-helix transcriptional regulator: MAREELARFLRDRRERLRPADVGLPDGPRRRTPGLRREEVAALAAMSPEYYARLEQARGPRPSPRILDGIGGALRLDRAERGHLFRLAGVPQAAPARPVRTLRPYVAGLMHRIPDAGVVVTDATYDVIAWNPLAGALIEGLIGDLGDAMGDGGVSDGGNGGGDGDGRGNGRGGRPNLARRYFLECGPRRDAGATAEFGSIAVSRLRAAAARYPEDPYLARLLAELREGSEEFGDIWDTHPVRTPGHRAKTIDHPEAGPLRVDCDVLVVPDDDQQVVFITADPATPTARAFRELARKAARSGDRGSDRVPDRPADRAPDRSRGRIRRRTAAGAGPAR, translated from the coding sequence ATGGCGAGGGAGGAACTCGCGCGGTTCCTGCGCGACCGGCGGGAGCGGCTGCGCCCGGCCGACGTCGGGCTGCCGGACGGCCCGCGCCGCCGCACGCCCGGGCTGCGCCGCGAGGAGGTCGCCGCGCTGGCCGCGATGTCCCCGGAGTACTACGCACGGCTGGAGCAGGCCCGCGGCCCGCGCCCGTCGCCGCGCATCCTCGACGGCATCGGCGGCGCGCTGCGCCTCGACCGCGCCGAGCGCGGCCACCTCTTCCGGCTGGCCGGCGTGCCCCAGGCGGCGCCCGCGCGACCCGTCCGCACCCTGCGGCCCTACGTCGCCGGGCTGATGCACCGCATCCCCGACGCCGGAGTGGTCGTCACCGACGCCACGTATGACGTGATCGCCTGGAACCCGCTGGCGGGCGCGCTGATCGAGGGGCTGATCGGCGACCTCGGCGACGCGATGGGCGACGGCGGTGTGAGCGACGGCGGGAACGGCGGCGGGGACGGGGACGGCCGCGGGAACGGCCGCGGCGGGCGGCCGAACCTGGCCCGGCGGTACTTCCTGGAGTGCGGTCCACGCCGGGACGCCGGCGCCACCGCGGAGTTCGGCAGCATCGCCGTGTCCCGGCTGCGCGCCGCAGCCGCCCGCTACCCCGAGGACCCGTACCTCGCCCGGCTGCTCGCCGAACTGCGCGAGGGCAGCGAGGAGTTCGGCGACATCTGGGACACCCACCCGGTGCGGACGCCCGGACACCGCGCGAAGACCATCGACCACCCCGAGGCAGGGCCGCTGCGGGTGGACTGCGACGTGCTGGTCGTCCCCGACGACGACCAGCAGGTCGTCTTCATCACCGCCGACCCGGCCACGCCCACCGCCCGCGCCTTCCGCGAACTCGCCCGCAAGGCGGCCAGGAGCGGGGACCGCGGGTCCGACCGCGTCCCCGACCGTCCCGCCGACCGCGCGCCGGACCGCTCCCGCGGCAGGATCCGCCGGCGTACCGCCGCGGGAGCGGGACCCGCCCGCTGA
- a CDS encoding MFS transporter: protein MGIVGRRRQAGRTSPPPPGAPRPQHPATLTSLIPAVFLPVLIFETGMGALAPVLALSGRALGAGVGAAGLVLALLGVGQILGDVPAGALAARLGDRKAMLVASGVSAVTLTGCALARSVWQLAAAVTVTGASNAVFMLARQSYLTDAVPPGLRARAMSTLGGMSRVGAFAGPFLGAAVLAGRPVHDVYWLALLCTAATAAVLLGVPEVAEPSAAEREPASVRSVLRAHRRLFLTLGVAVLLVSSVRATRQTVLPLWAEHIGQSPSSTSVVFGIAGLVDTLTFYPSGQVMDRAGRLWIAVPSMLVLGLSQALLPLTHTLVELTVVAMLMGFGNGIGSGILMTLGADVAPPRTRSQFLGVWRLCADSGSAGGPLVVSAAAALGSLAAGISAMGAVGLVAAAALLRWVPRYSPFATTGTRRASTRVAGTAAPGPRSRPSPSRPDHAPSGSPDDQGRDRDRGP from the coding sequence GTGGGGATCGTGGGCCGGCGCAGGCAGGCCGGAAGGACGTCCCCGCCCCCGCCGGGCGCGCCGCGCCCGCAGCACCCGGCCACGCTGACGAGCCTGATCCCCGCCGTCTTCCTGCCGGTGCTGATCTTCGAGACCGGCATGGGCGCGCTCGCGCCGGTGCTCGCGCTCAGCGGGCGGGCGCTCGGCGCGGGCGTCGGCGCCGCCGGGCTGGTGCTGGCGCTGCTGGGCGTCGGACAGATCCTCGGCGACGTGCCCGCGGGGGCGCTGGCGGCCAGGCTCGGCGACCGCAAGGCGATGCTGGTCGCCTCGGGCGTCTCGGCGGTCACCCTCACCGGGTGCGCGCTCGCCCGCAGCGTGTGGCAGCTCGCTGCGGCCGTGACGGTCACCGGCGCGTCGAACGCGGTGTTCATGCTGGCCCGGCAGTCGTACCTGACCGACGCGGTGCCGCCGGGGCTGCGGGCGCGGGCGATGTCGACGCTGGGCGGCATGTCGCGGGTGGGCGCGTTCGCCGGGCCGTTCCTCGGCGCGGCGGTGCTCGCCGGGCGGCCGGTGCACGACGTCTACTGGCTGGCGCTGCTGTGCACGGCGGCCACGGCGGCGGTGCTGCTCGGCGTACCCGAGGTCGCCGAGCCCTCGGCCGCCGAGCGCGAGCCCGCGTCGGTGCGCTCGGTGCTGCGCGCACACCGCAGGCTCTTTTTGACCCTCGGCGTCGCGGTGCTGCTGGTCAGCTCGGTGCGCGCCACCCGCCAGACGGTGCTGCCGCTGTGGGCCGAGCACATCGGCCAGAGCCCGTCGTCGACCAGCGTGGTCTTCGGCATCGCCGGGCTGGTCGACACGCTGACCTTCTACCCCTCGGGCCAGGTGATGGACCGCGCCGGGCGGCTGTGGATCGCCGTGCCGTCGATGCTGGTGCTCGGCCTGTCGCAGGCCCTGCTGCCGCTGACCCACACGCTGGTCGAACTGACCGTGGTCGCGATGCTGATGGGCTTCGGCAACGGGATCGGCAGCGGCATCCTGATGACGCTCGGCGCGGACGTCGCGCCGCCGCGCACCCGTTCGCAGTTCCTCGGCGTGTGGCGGCTGTGCGCGGACTCCGGCTCGGCGGGCGGCCCGCTGGTCGTCTCGGCCGCCGCCGCGCTGGGCAGCCTGGCCGCCGGCATCTCGGCCATGGGCGCGGTGGGCCTGGTCGCGGCGGCGGCGCTGCTGCGCTGGGTGCCGCGCTACTCGCCGTTCGCGACGACCGGCACGCGCCGCGCGAGCACCCGCGTCGCCGGCACGGCCGCGCCCGGCCCCCGCTCCCGGCCGTCCCCGTCCCGCCCGGACCACGCGCCGTCCGGCTCCCCGGACGACCAGGGGCGCGACCGCGACCGCGGCCCGTGA
- a CDS encoding RNA polymerase sigma factor: MGDSELGDAVARAQAGDHGAFGRVYRDVHPMLLGYLRGLIGDEADDIASETWHDIVRDLGRFRGDGLSFRSWAATIARHRALDHVRRVSVRPRTTELDERVAEPVSGWDSEGLALENLSTERALALIAELPQDQAEAVLLRVVLGLNGPMAAEVLGKRPGAVRTAAHRGLKRLSERLSGAEEK; this comes from the coding sequence ATGGGCGATTCCGAGCTGGGCGACGCGGTCGCCCGGGCACAGGCCGGCGACCACGGCGCGTTCGGCCGCGTGTACCGGGACGTCCACCCCATGCTGCTCGGCTACCTGCGCGGTCTGATCGGCGACGAGGCGGACGACATCGCCTCCGAGACGTGGCACGACATCGTGCGGGACCTCGGCCGGTTCCGCGGCGACGGGCTGTCCTTCCGCAGCTGGGCGGCGACCATAGCCCGGCACCGGGCGCTGGATCACGTACGCCGGGTCAGCGTCCGGCCGCGCACCACGGAGCTGGACGAGCGGGTCGCGGAGCCCGTCTCCGGCTGGGACTCCGAGGGGCTCGCGCTGGAGAACCTGTCCACCGAGCGGGCGCTGGCGCTGATCGCGGAACTGCCGCAGGACCAGGCCGAGGCGGTCCTGCTGCGGGTGGTCCTGGGACTGAACGGCCCGATGGCCGCGGAGGTCCTCGGGAAGCGCCCGGGCGCGGTGCGCACCGCCGCGCACCGCGGCCTGAAACGTCTGTCGGAGCGCCTCAGCGGCGCCGAGGAGAAGTAA
- a CDS encoding DUF6381 family protein: MTQYDAARIRGSAMDATDRTDGRNAMYGDREAHRRVRELRERTRRLAADAERAADPDERRRLRQEAGRLESECEQESMMAAGDIYPAE, from the coding sequence GTGACCCAGTACGACGCCGCACGGATTCGAGGCTCGGCCATGGACGCGACGGACCGCACGGACGGCAGGAACGCGATGTACGGCGACCGCGAGGCGCACCGCCGGGTCAGGGAGCTGCGCGAGCGGACCCGGCGGCTGGCGGCGGACGCGGAGCGCGCCGCCGACCCGGACGAGCGCAGGCGGCTGCGGCAGGAGGCGGGGCGGCTGGAGTCCGAGTGCGAGCAGGAGAGCATGATGGCCGCCGGGGACATCTACCCCGCCGAGTGA
- a CDS encoding discoidin domain-containing protein → MPDRTVPLSRRRFTQLAAITAALAAAPIAAAAPARADAGAAGSAGQAAKDSPHGAAPDATAATYHQVLLRHTRWTETQWDAAAGHYTATDFGFAVVLGHALLLTRGGYDADLAGIDEDTLRARTLATLSHFAASNRLTGGTEWGKTLFFDTTFQLYFVLAARLLWDQLDEATRANVDTIVREQAAYTASLGTGNDPLSGSWTPDGLKGNHVGDTKLEEMGVYAQSLAPALAWAPDDARHAEWSTWYGRWSRNETGLPAADLANPAVVDGVPISDNTAENLYDTFIVENHGSFGPHYQCELWRTSGRNSVHFLTAGRDLPEVLAAQPNADRLWDTLLLVMSDAGEPLMPMVNDREHLYGRDVIPVAFLAQVLGDRAAARAELALAERLTAYQQYPPVNRITKFSGEPKYEPEARAEVAISYLLHEWRAAQRTRVTALTAQELFQQASGVRDFGTGPGLVAQQTPNAWAAAVSKPGFVKFCWQPAHDDWLFALSGATPMFLPTTAGTVRTRNVATYTALTDGLDASATLLSLDSGYAGFTTLPGGEVVYASSGTAAGEGHVEVFNLTMPGIDGLDGSRTYTAAEGAATVASTDSGAAGHPTGGPRTDKLVFAPAQYRYVRMLGRRGNAQYGYSLYSFEVRDGADGADLALRAAVTASSADSGKGAALAVDGSATTRWAVSVADRKRADSWLSVDLGAPRTFDRVTLDWETAAGQAYTVQGSANGTDWTDLVAYPPADLTSRGGWISVDGRAGFVVRGAANPLSVYGDTVILSDGPAEPVLVEGVPDGRPAAVRAAAARPAPAADHSAVRASTAGGHLSLFNLSGAAVTARVSLPQDRRALTLYAGAQTVTADGTDYQAELPAAGAAVAAARCTLRAAGGGPVPQGLSAEVVDAATVVLRGPSAKLLLAAPGGRQVTVNLRAGRARTVTLPGVAPYPLADLALGRVTFPTSPLPAGMSDPAAAVDGDPRTSWTPGPDGRMVVDLGAVVPLATVTAAWTAGRPPAARVETSADGLTYQSAGRLAARPNASLRVSASARYVALAVEDPDPRHSARLVSLAVTGA, encoded by the coding sequence GTGCCGGACCGCACCGTTCCGCTGAGCAGACGTCGATTCACCCAACTGGCCGCGATCACCGCCGCCTTGGCCGCCGCGCCGATCGCCGCGGCCGCCCCCGCGCGGGCCGACGCGGGCGCGGCGGGCTCCGCCGGGCAGGCCGCGAAGGACTCCCCGCACGGCGCGGCGCCCGACGCCACCGCGGCCACGTACCACCAGGTGCTGCTGCGGCACACCCGGTGGACCGAGACGCAGTGGGACGCCGCGGCCGGCCACTACACCGCCACCGACTTCGGCTTCGCCGTGGTCCTCGGCCACGCGCTGCTGCTGACCCGCGGCGGCTACGACGCCGACCTCGCCGGGATCGACGAGGACACGCTGCGCGCGCGCACGCTGGCCACGCTCAGCCACTTCGCCGCGTCCAACCGCCTGACCGGCGGCACGGAATGGGGCAAGACGCTCTTCTTCGACACCACCTTCCAGCTCTACTTCGTGCTCGCCGCCCGGCTGCTGTGGGACCAGCTGGACGAGGCCACCCGCGCCAACGTGGACACCATCGTCCGCGAACAGGCCGCCTACACCGCCTCGTTGGGCACCGGCAACGACCCGCTGTCCGGCAGCTGGACGCCCGACGGGCTCAAGGGCAACCACGTCGGCGACACCAAGCTGGAGGAGATGGGCGTCTACGCCCAGTCGCTCGCGCCCGCCCTGGCCTGGGCGCCCGACGACGCCCGGCACGCCGAGTGGTCGACGTGGTACGGCCGGTGGAGCCGCAACGAGACCGGTCTGCCGGCCGCGGACCTCGCCAACCCGGCCGTCGTGGACGGCGTCCCGATCAGCGACAACACCGCCGAGAACCTCTACGACACCTTCATCGTGGAGAACCACGGCTCGTTCGGCCCGCACTACCAGTGCGAGCTGTGGCGCACCTCGGGCCGCAACAGCGTCCACTTCCTCACCGCCGGCCGGGACCTGCCCGAGGTGCTGGCCGCGCAGCCCAACGCCGACCGGCTGTGGGACACCCTGCTGCTGGTGATGAGCGACGCCGGCGAGCCGCTGATGCCGATGGTCAACGACCGCGAGCATCTGTACGGGCGCGACGTCATCCCGGTCGCCTTCCTCGCCCAGGTCCTCGGCGACCGGGCCGCCGCCCGCGCCGAGCTGGCGCTGGCCGAGCGCCTGACGGCGTACCAGCAGTACCCGCCGGTCAACCGCATCACCAAGTTCTCCGGCGAGCCCAAGTACGAGCCCGAGGCGCGCGCCGAGGTCGCCATCAGCTATCTGCTGCACGAGTGGCGGGCCGCCCAGCGCACCCGGGTGACCGCGCTCACCGCCCAGGAGCTGTTCCAGCAGGCGTCCGGCGTGCGGGACTTCGGCACCGGCCCCGGCCTGGTCGCGCAGCAGACGCCGAACGCGTGGGCAGCCGCCGTCAGCAAGCCGGGCTTCGTGAAGTTCTGCTGGCAACCGGCCCACGACGACTGGCTGTTCGCGCTCAGCGGCGCCACCCCGATGTTCCTGCCGACCACCGCGGGCACCGTCAGGACCCGCAACGTCGCCACGTACACCGCGCTCACCGACGGCCTCGACGCGTCGGCGACGCTGCTCTCCCTGGACAGCGGCTACGCCGGCTTCACCACGCTGCCCGGCGGCGAGGTGGTCTACGCCAGCAGCGGCACCGCGGCGGGGGAGGGCCACGTCGAGGTCTTCAACCTCACCATGCCGGGCATCGACGGCCTGGACGGCAGCCGCACCTACACCGCCGCCGAGGGCGCCGCCACCGTCGCCTCCACCGACAGCGGCGCGGCCGGCCACCCGACCGGCGGGCCGCGCACCGACAAGCTCGTCTTCGCGCCCGCGCAGTACCGCTACGTGCGGATGCTCGGGCGCCGCGGCAACGCCCAGTACGGCTACTCGCTCTACTCGTTCGAGGTGCGCGACGGCGCGGACGGCGCCGACCTCGCGCTGCGCGCCGCCGTCACCGCGTCCTCCGCCGACTCCGGCAAGGGCGCCGCGCTGGCCGTCGACGGCAGCGCCACCACCCGCTGGGCGGTCTCGGTGGCCGACCGCAAGCGCGCCGACAGCTGGCTGTCGGTCGACCTCGGCGCGCCGCGCACCTTCGACCGGGTCACCCTCGACTGGGAGACCGCGGCCGGCCAGGCCTACACCGTGCAGGGCTCGGCGAACGGCACCGACTGGACCGACCTGGTCGCGTACCCGCCCGCCGACCTGACCAGCCGCGGCGGCTGGATCAGCGTCGACGGCCGGGCCGGCTTCGTGGTCCGCGGCGCCGCCAACCCGCTGTCGGTCTACGGCGACACGGTGATCCTCTCCGACGGCCCCGCGGAGCCGGTGCTCGTCGAGGGCGTGCCGGACGGGCGGCCCGCCGCGGTGCGCGCGGCTGCCGCGCGGCCCGCGCCGGCCGCCGACCACTCCGCGGTGCGCGCCTCCACCGCGGGCGGCCACCTCAGCCTGTTCAACCTCTCGGGCGCGGCGGTCACCGCGCGGGTCTCGCTGCCGCAGGACCGGCGCGCGCTCACCCTCTACGCCGGCGCGCAGACCGTGACCGCGGACGGCACCGACTACCAGGCGGAGCTGCCCGCGGCCGGCGCCGCGGTGGCCGCGGCCCGCTGCACCCTGCGGGCCGCCGGCGGCGGGCCGGTCCCGCAGGGTCTGAGCGCCGAGGTCGTGGACGCGGCGACGGTCGTGCTGCGCGGCCCGTCGGCCAAGCTGCTGCTGGCGGCGCCCGGCGGGCGCCAGGTCACGGTGAACCTGCGGGCCGGCCGCGCCCGCACGGTCACGCTGCCGGGTGTCGCGCCCTATCCGCTCGCCGATCTCGCGCTCGGCCGGGTCACCTTCCCGACCTCGCCGCTGCCGGCCGGCATGTCCGACCCCGCGGCGGCGGTCGACGGCGATCCGCGCACGTCCTGGACACCGGGCCCGGACGGGCGCATGGTCGTGGACCTCGGCGCGGTCGTGCCGCTGGCCACCGTCACCGCCGCGTGGACTGCGGGCCGCCCGCCCGCTGCGCGCGTCGAGACCAGCGCGGACGGTCTGACGTACCAGAGCGCGGGCCGCCTCGCCGCCCGTCCGAACGCGTCGCTGCGCGTCTCCGCCTCGGCGCGGTACGTCGCCCTGGCCGTCGAGGACCCGGACCCGCGGCACTCCGCGCGCCTGGTGTCCCTGGCGGTGACGGGCGCGTAG
- a CDS encoding alginate lyase family protein, whose amino-acid sequence MLAAAAGAVAALVAGLLVWPGGGRQASAAPAAFVHPGVVLDTAQLDFVRGKVQANAEPWKSAYDQMIGSSYASLSRTPKPRATVECGSYSNPDYGCTDERQDAIAAYTDALAWYITRNSAYAQESIKLMDAWSATITAHTNSNAPLQTGWAGSSWAKAAELIKYTYTGGWPNQARFATMLRTVYLPEIINGSNSNGNWELTMMEAATGISVFLDDAADYDKAMATFRTRAAAYVYISADGSLPKTVPSQHLDTRDKIIAYWQGQSTFVDGVTQETCRDFTHTGYGISSISHIAETSRIQGDDLYGTDIGERLRQALGFQSKYELGTTPPSWLCGGSVNRGLGPVTEPGFNALHTRRGVAMTNTQALTEQNRPAGTNSLFVAWETLTNANNPN is encoded by the coding sequence ATGCTCGCCGCGGCAGCGGGCGCGGTGGCGGCCCTGGTCGCCGGGCTGCTCGTCTGGCCCGGCGGCGGCCGGCAGGCCAGCGCCGCCCCCGCCGCCTTCGTGCACCCCGGGGTCGTGCTCGACACCGCCCAACTCGACTTCGTCCGCGGCAAGGTGCAGGCGAACGCCGAGCCGTGGAAGAGCGCGTACGACCAGATGATCGGCAGCTCGTACGCGTCGCTGTCCCGTACCCCCAAGCCGCGCGCCACCGTCGAGTGCGGGTCGTACTCCAACCCCGACTACGGCTGCACCGACGAGCGCCAGGACGCGATCGCCGCGTACACCGACGCGCTGGCCTGGTACATCACCCGCAACAGCGCCTACGCCCAGGAGTCCATCAAGCTCATGGACGCGTGGTCGGCGACGATCACCGCGCACACCAACAGCAACGCCCCGCTGCAGACCGGCTGGGCCGGCTCGTCCTGGGCCAAGGCCGCCGAGCTGATCAAGTACACCTACACCGGCGGCTGGCCGAACCAGGCCCGCTTCGCCACCATGCTGCGCACCGTCTACCTCCCGGAGATCATCAACGGCTCGAACTCCAACGGCAACTGGGAGCTGACGATGATGGAGGCGGCGACCGGCATCTCCGTCTTCCTGGACGACGCGGCGGACTACGACAAGGCGATGGCCACCTTCCGCACCCGCGCCGCGGCGTACGTCTACATCTCCGCCGACGGCTCGCTGCCCAAGACGGTGCCCAGCCAGCACCTCGACACCCGCGACAAGATCATCGCGTACTGGCAGGGCCAGTCGACCTTCGTGGACGGCGTGACGCAGGAGACCTGCCGCGACTTCACGCACACCGGCTACGGCATCTCGTCCATCTCGCACATCGCGGAGACCAGCCGCATCCAGGGCGACGACCTCTACGGCACCGACATCGGCGAACGGCTGCGCCAGGCGCTGGGCTTCCAGTCCAAGTACGAGCTGGGAACCACGCCGCCGAGCTGGCTGTGCGGCGGCTCGGTGAACCGCGGACTCGGCCCGGTCACCGAGCCGGGGTTCAACGCGCTGCACACCCGGCGGGGCGTCGCGATGACCAACACGCAGGCGCTCACCGAGCAGAACCGGCCGGCCGGCACGAACAGCCTGTTCGTCGCCTGGGAAACGCTGACCAACGCGAACAACCCCAACTGA